Part of the Triplophysa rosa linkage group LG3, Trosa_1v2, whole genome shotgun sequence genome, gGTGACACTCAGAAGCTCTCAGAGTTGAGGATTGTGTTAATGGGGTGTAAATATTCTGGAAAGAGTTCAGTAGGAAACATCATCCTGAACAGAGAAGAGTTTGACTTGAAGACTACTGCACAGTGTgtgaagagacagagagaagtaGCAGACAGACACATCACTGTCATAGAAGCTCCAGGATGGTTGTGGAATGGACCTGTAAAGAAGAGCCCTGAGTTACTGAAACAAGAGATTTTACtcagtgtgtctctgtgtcctcCAGGACCTCATGTTGTTCTACTGGTTATACCCGGGGACTCTATATTCAAAGATATTGAGAGAAAAGTATTGCAGGGGTATGTGGATCTTCTCGGTGAGCGAGTCTGGAGTCACACTATAGTGCTCTTCACCTTTGGTGACTTTCTAGGAGACACATCTATAGAGCAACACAttgagagagaaggagaggatCTCCAGTGGCTGGTGGAGAAATGTGGGAACAGATATCATGTTCTCAACAATAACAACAGCAGTGATGACACTCAGATCAAAGATCTGCTGGAGAAGATAGAAGAGACAGTGATGAAAAAGAATGGCTGCCATTTTGAAATAGACAGAAAGATTTTACAGAGGGTGGAAGAAATAAAGAGAGCAGATGAGAGAGCAGAAGAACGAATGAAGAGGAtgaagaaacagagagagatgaTCAGATCAATGACGAGTgagtacactgtaaacccaaatgttcaaaataatcaaacagattaagtaatgtaaacttaattttataaaaaagttctacttacttaaatattttaagtttgtgaaacacttttttacttttgagtaaagtataatgattatttttgattaacttgactaaaactcaaaaatttTATTTGCTCCTTAGTTTAAACATGTTATTTCAACAATTGGTcaagaaggatttccaattcccagcatgctttgcgtcagactgcattaggagagtaaataaaaaaaatgattattttatatatttttagtaaagttaaagacttgttagtgtttaatgttcacttctcttagatatttagaagagtttgacatatttttcagttttgtggttaccattgtttagaagagtggtgcatgtgcTTAGGCTCTGCGAAGCTACATTTCACCTGTAACATGTGTTATGTTACCAgtgagcagtaactgtgctaatgccagttctgagatcagtctcttcttgctcattttggattgcataagtcaaggtgtttgatttatgcatattaagactaaggaatatgcaaaataatgaaactgaaagaatttagtttagttaacttaaaaatgcaattttggtacttatttgtttaagttcggtctacttaatttcataaaaaggataaattaaatatttaagtcgcaCTAACTAAGATTTGTTAAGAACTTTAACTTCTTTAACTTTAAGAAtctctaaaactcaaaaatttTGCCTCAAAATATTTGAGTATTGCcaacttatccgggtttacagtgtaaacATCACAGTACTGATCTGCACAACAAGGCCATTCAGCTGAGTAAACattaaagggaacccggtgtatagagagatgtatggcttagtacgttgtaatagccttacactactagcatttgtcgttagaaacacatcaaatattttcagttcttaaaaaaaccctaaatgtaatactcattttaacctaaggaggccgccatgttctttttcgatgacgtaaactggttgcacgcacagctaggcagccaaactaaacaccgacacactaatcagttcttcagtaaatataaggttctgtaggataatatatatatatatatatatatatatatatgaagtcACACATGTTCTTTTATTGTTTATCAATGTAAAGGTGACTTGTACTTTAAGTAGGGATgtaccgatatgtaaattttgtccGATAACAATAACTGATAATTATTTAACGTTGGAAGCTGATAATCGATATACAGTATTGGCCggtatacagtatctaaatattcatataaatttgcCTCAAACAAAAAgcggacaactgcttttatttctaAACACTGATTGTTGAAAACAaggtaacatttattttattcatgtaccaagcctactttacactagttaaatatcctttaacttttaaacctttctggtataatgtttatttaataaacaaattatagatgttcttccagagcaacccaggaAGGTGATCTTAATAGctacaagtctaacaggtctcaagacagaaagcattccgACAGCAGTCtgcttcaaacaatatgcttttattCCTTTAActtacacattcacaaatatacatactgtacctacatcaacaatgttttgctaatagcagtaagtgaataatcatgacagaaagacagtactgtactggattttaactgtgagcagcgtgcagctgaagtggtttaaccagaggagatgatttatgatttatcacCTTTAATATATTGGCCAGATTTTATTATGGGGCCTGTATTGATAACAGTAAAAATTTGGGATGCACAGAtactattttttaaaaactgagtaTGAGTACCAATATTATTtttggtactcgccgatactgATGCCTGTATTTGGCAATGTGGTGGCAATTTTCCAAACACAACACAGTGAGAATAATGAAAATAGAACAGTTTCTTTATTACGAACAACTTCACctcaaacacaaagaaataccTGTAGTTTTATGTGCTtctcacaaactttcaaagcacaaaTTTCATTCAGTTCTGTCAGTAACGTCACGTGAAATATCTGTCTTTGGTATCTGTGTATTTTTACGAGTATGAGTATAAGTAATGAGCTTGGTATCTTTGCATCCctattaaaaatgatcatttattggctgataccgatatggctgacaatactgtatattgtgcatccctacttttaatgaacaaaatacataattaaaaaatactgtaaaagtaCATGCATTGTCTTGTTAAATCCTACACTGATTTCCTCTGTAAAATGAATGACTATTCaaactgttgttttgttgcAGGTGACACTCAGAAGCTCTCAGAGTTGAGGATTGTGTTAATGGGGTATAAATATTCTGGAAAGAGTTCAGTAGGAAACATCATCCTGAacagaaaagaaacagaaaacagaGAAGAGTTTGACTTGAAGAGAACTGCTCAGTGTgtgaagagacagagagaagtaGCAGACAGACACATCACTGTCATAGAAGCTCCAGGATGGTGGATGAATGAACCTGTGAAGAAGAGCCCTGAGTTACTGAAACAAGAGATTTTACtcagtgtgtctctgtgtcctcCAGGACCTCATGTTGTTCTGCTGGTTATACGTGTGGACATTAGATTTAAAGAGACTGAGAGAAAAGTATTTCAGGGGTATGTGGATCTTCTCGGTGAGAGAGTCTGGAGTCACACTATAGTGCTCTTTAATCGTGGAGACTTTCTAGGAGACACATCTATAGAGCAACACAttgagagagaaggagaggatCTCCAGTGGCTGGTGGAGAAATGTGGGAACAGATATCAAGTTCTAAACAATGAGAAGAGGAGTGATGACACTCAGATCAAAGATCTGCTGGAGAAGATAGAAGAGACTGTGACACAAAACAATAGCTGCTGTTTCAAAATGGATAGAAAAGCGGAGCAAGAGAGAATGAAAAAACATATTAAGAAGATAGTCAGATCACACATGCGTGAGTAAATCATAAAACTGTGTGTTTGTAATTAAACATTCAGTAACAAGATGTTTATTATTGCACATTTACTAAGCCCCAGTGTTTTAGAAGGATTAATGTAATTCTGTTAATCAAAACACAAGTGTATAGAAACAGCTTATGCTATTGTAATGATTCCTTCAGTAACCCTTTACCACCCCAAATCCACCCACTGTCTTTTCACTTCTATGTATTAAATGTTAGGGTTGCAGTCTTTAGTTGTGGTGCATGAGCCTCATGACAGACAGCAGGTCAAGTAAATGtattactttaaataaaattaattctcattcatttctttTGGACTTTACACCAGAGATGCACAATATTAGATTTTTACAGATATCCAATTAGATTATATTTTCCAGCtcatttttta contains:
- the LOC130551679 gene encoding GTPase IMAP family member 8 isoform X1, with protein sequence MDLDGGTQKLSELRIVLMGYKGAGKSSVGNIILNREEFDLKRTAQCVKRQREVADRHITVIEAPGWSHTIPVCDIPELLKQEILLSLSLCPPGPHVVLLVIRVDTFLDGVKRHVLHGYVQLLGERVWSHTIVLFTHGDFLGDTSIEQHIESEGEDLRWLVEKCGNRYQVLNNKNKSDDTQIKHLLEKIEETVTQNNSRVLTINEKIFQRLEEIKRADKRAKERMKRMKKQREVTRSQMSDTQKLSELRIVLMGCKYSGKSSVGNIILNREEFDLKTTAQCVKRQREVADRHITVIEAPGWLWNGPVKKSPELLKQEILLSVSLCPPGPHVVLLVIPGDSIFKDIERKVLQGYVDLLGERVWSHTIVLFTFGDFLGDTSIEQHIEREGEDLQWLVEKCGNRYHVLNNNNSSDDTQIKDLLEKIEETVMKKNGCHFEIDRKILQRVEEIKRADERAEERMKRMKKQREMIRSMTSDTQKLSELRIVLMGYKYSGKSSVGNIILNRKETENREEFDLKRTAQCVKRQREVADRHITVIEAPGWWMNEPVKKSPELLKQEILLSVSLCPPGPHVVLLVIRVDIRFKETERKVFQGYVDLLGERVWSHTIVLFNRGDFLGDTSIEQHIEREGEDLQWLVEKCGNRYQVLNNEKRSDDTQIKDLLEKIEETVTQNNSCCFKMDRKAEQERMKKHIKKIVRSHMLSEDEMSNTVSLGSSAYGSFRSGSDADNSSIFASSCSKDRPISFGESKDEMSNTVSLGSSAYNSYRSGSDADNSSIFASSRSKDRPISFGGGSVHPTSESVEHS